The window TCAATGTTTATTATGGAGCCATTCACGCACTGAAGGATCTCAGTATCAAGGTTAACCAGGGGGAGATAGTGACACTGATCGGTGCCAACGGGGCCGGTAAGTCGACACTCCTTAAGACACTTTCCGGGCTGCTCAAGCCGAAGAGCGGGAGTGTTGAGTTCCTGGATAAATCGATTGCGAACCAGAGCGTGCAGGCGATTGTGAAGCAGGGGCTGATTCATTGTCCTGAAGGCCGGCGTGTGTTCGCCAATATGTCAGTTGAGGAGAACCTTGAACTTGGCGCTTATTTGCAGGATGGGAAAACTCTTGCCGCCGATTTCGAGAGAGTATATAACACGTTTCCGAGACTTCGTGAACGCAAGAAACAGCAAGCCGGAACCTTGTCCGGAGGGGAGCAGCAGATGCTGGCCATGGGCCGCGCCATTATGGGACATCCTAAGCTGCTTT of the Paenibacillus pedocola genome contains:
- a CDS encoding ABC transporter ATP-binding protein; amino-acid sequence: MLTVQGINVYYGAIHALKDLSIKVNQGEIVTLIGANGAGKSTLLKTLSGLLKPKSGSVEFLDKSIANQSVQAIVKQGLIHCPEGRRVFANMSVEENLELGAYLQDGKTLAADFERVYNTFPRLRERKKQQAGTLSGGEQQMLAMGRAIMGHPKLLLLDEPSMGLAPLLVQDIFKIIQEVNAAGTTVLLVEQNAHQALKIAHRAYVLETGRVVLEGDAKELADSEEIKMAYLGH